cccctctcccccccttggctattgggagccacctcgcaggggggtgagcccccccccccgcgaggtggggaccaatagccaccccctctcccccccttggctattgggagccacctcgcaggggggtgagccaccccccgcgaggtggggaccaatagccacccccctctcccccccttggctattgggagccacctcgcagggggggtgagccaccccccgcgaggtggggaccaatagccaccccctctcccccccttggctattgggagccacctcgcaggggggtgagccaccccccgcgaggtggggaccaatagccaccccctctcccccccttggctattgggagccacctcgcaggggggtgagccaccccccgcgaggtggggaccaatagccaccccccctctccccccccttggctattgggagccacctcgcaggggggtgagccaccccccgcgaggtggggaccaatagccacccccctcccccccttggctatgggagccacctcgcaggggggtgagccaccccccgcgaggtggggaccaatagccacccccctctcccccccttggctattggggccacctcgcagggggtgagccaccccgccGCGAGGGGGTTGCCACTCCCCGCGAATTGGGGACCAATGGGGaacccctctcccccccttggctattgggagccactcGCAGGGGTGTGAGCCATTGCtcaatagccacccccctctccccccccttggctaatAATATAATTAGCCATtagtggggaccaatagccactcCTCTGATCGATTTTAATATTATCAGTAACCTATCAGGGGGGTGAGCCAATAGGTTTTTTACCAATTACACCCCCTCTGCCCCCCCTTGGCTTTAAATAGGGGATTATGATCCCCTCCAACCAATTatttttggctattattaatgtcatttattcaatattattatttctattaatattaattattaattttttgccAACATGCCACCTTAGTGTATTGATTTAAGTTACCATTAGTTGTTGATATTATTATGGGGaccaatcattttattattagttgtgttaatattattaattattaatactaatcattaacatttttcaCCAGTATTCATAGTATCTTAGTTGTGATTTTTAATATCTgtgattaatattaatttttatatttattaatattagtaattaATAATCTTGTTTCTGATATCCTGCCGGGAGAGGATATTACTCCCAGTGTCGCAGAAAGTGTACACCCCTCTATGATGTTATTCCTAGTAGCCAGGGGTAAAGCAGGACATTATTGAAACTACCACAGTGTGTGTACATGCCGTCGGTCATCTTGTTCCTTCCATCCAGGGTGGGAGAGGTtgatatgactcccaatatcACCGTGGGCGTGGACCTGCACCGTGATATTTTCCCTAACATCCAAAGGTGGAGAGGGTGATGTTTCTTCCGATTTCGCAGGGGTTGTACACCACCCCTGTTATATGTTTCCTAATATCCAGATGGCGAGAGGATGACATCAGTCTGAATATTGCAGGAGGTGTACACTCCCtggtgatattgttcctaatatccagggatgGAGAGGATGATATCACTCCCAATAaagcagggggtgtacaccccttctgTGACATTGTTCCTAATAGCCAGCCGGGGAGAGGAAGATATTACCGCCAATATCgcaggggtgtacacccccttgGGATATTGATCCTTATATCCTGGGAGGGAGGCGATGTTACTAGTGGCAATATCGCAGGGGTTGTACACACCCACTGTGCTATTGTTCCGAATAACACGATatgactcccaatatcacaggggggggGTAcatcctcctgtgatattgtttcttatattcagggggagaggatgatatgactcccaatatcgcaggggttgtacacacctcctgcgatattgttcctaatatcccgAAGGGGAGAGCataatattactctcaatatctcagggggtgtacacctcctttgtaatatttttcttaatatccaTGATGGGAGAGGATGATAAGACTCCCAATATGGCAAGAAGTGTACAGCCGGCTGTGATATAGTTCCTTACATCCAGGTAGGGAGAGGATGATGTTACTGCCCATATCGTACAAAGTGTAAAACCCCTTCGATATTTTGCCTACAatcctgaggggagaggatgatattactcccaatatcgaagaaggtgtacacccccctgGGACACTACGCCCAATATTCACGTTGGGAGACGATGACAATAtgcccaatatcgcaggggatgTACACCCACCCTAGCATATTGTTCCTTATATCGAGAGTGGGAAAAGAAGCTATTACTCCCAATAACGCAGGGGCTGTGGCtgtacacccctcctgtgatattgttctttaTATCCTGgggaagagaggatgatattacaccCAATACCGCAGGGGGTGGACACCCACTCAGTGATGTTGTTCTTAATGtactccacctcccaccaccagggatatcgttcctaatatccaggggaagagaggataACATTATGCCCAATATTGCTGGGGAGTATACACACCCTCTGTGATGTTGTTCCTAGTATCCAAAGGTAGAGACGATGATATTACTGgccatatcgcagggggtgtacacccttctGTGATATCGTTTTTGACGTTCAGTTGGGGGAGACAATAACATTAATCCCAATATCGAAGAAGGTGTACATACCCCTGTGATGTGGTTCCTAATGtacaggggaaagagaagaatattGCTCTCAATATCGCAGGGGATGTAACCACCCTGTCCCCTGTATATTATCCCTAATATGCAGAGGGGTGGAGGCTGACAGTACTCCCAATATCCCAGaaggtgcacacacacctgtgataTAGTTCCTAATATCCAGCGGGAAAGAGGCTGATTTTACTTTCGATATCGCAGTGGGTGTACACCGCCCCCAACCCCGGGGTatcgttcctaatatccaggcggGAAGAAGATGACATGGCTGACAATATCGAAGGGGGTGGACAACTCTTCTGTGATATGGTTCCTGATATCCAGGGGGTGAATGGATGTTATTACTCCCAATAACGTAGGAACTGTACAGCCACCCTGGGATTTTGTCCTTAATAACCACAGGGGAGAGGTGAGATTACTACCAACATTGCAAGGGGTGTAcaccctcctgtgatattgtttcttatatcCAGGAAAGGAGAAGATGGTATTACTACCAATATTGAAGAGATATACAACCCCCATGGGATATTGTTCTAAAGATACAGGTTGAAAGAGGATGAGACTCCATCCAATATaacaaggggtgtacaccccacCTGTGATCATGAATCATAAAacctagaagaagagagaatgacatTGCTTCCAAAAACACAcggggtgtacacccaccctgtgatattgttcctgtcatctaaaggaagagatgatgataCTACTCCCACTACCGGAGAAGGTacacacccccctgtgatattgttcctcatAACTTGTGGGGGAGAgcatgatattacttccaatatgaCAGTGGCTtgacacccagtctgtgatattggTTCTGCACACCAACTCTGTGCCCCTCGTTTCCCATGTGTTCTCTCCTCACTGTTGGAACCTCGGGGGAGGCTTTGTCTTTGGTTACAGATGAAGAGACGAGGGGTCTGAGAGGTTAAGCAAGTTTGTTACTGGAaagggtcccaatccagaccgcAAGAGAGGTTTCTTGGATCTCACGGAAGAAAGAATTCGGggtgagtccataaagtgaaagcaactttattaggaaagaaaaggaataaaagaatggctactctggccgggcgcagcggctcactcctgtaatcctagaactttgggatgccgaggcaggtggatcacctgaggtgagaagttcgagaccagcctggtccaacatggcaaaaccctgtctccactaaaatacaaaacattaacggtgtggtggcaggtgcctgtaatcccagctactaggaaggctgaggcaggagaatcgcttgaacccacgaggcggaggttgtagtgagccaagatcatgccactgcattctagttcggccaacagagcaagactccatctcaaaaaaaaaaaaaaaaaaaaaaaaaaaaaaaagaatggctgctccataggCAGAGTGGCCCCaaaggctgctggttgcccattttcatggttatttcttgatcatacgCTAAACAAGGGTTGGACTATTCATGAGtgttccaggaaaggggtgggcaattcccagaactgagagtTTCTGCCCTCCCTTCTGAGACCATGTAGGGTAACCTccagatgttgccatggcatctgtaaactgtcgtggcgctggtgggagtgtcttgtAGTAGTTAAGGCATTATAATTAGCACATAATGAGCTGTGAGGGCAatcagaggtcactctcgtggccATCTTGGGTTTGGGGCTTTGGCcaacttctttactgcaacctgctttatcagcaaggtctttatgacctgtatcttgtggggacctcctatctcatcctgtgacgaAGAATGCCTAGCCTCCTGGGAATGcggcccagcaggtctcagcctccctTTACCCAGCccccattcaagatggagtcgctctggttcacGTGCCTCTGACAAGTTGGCCTGGGTTGAGTGTTCCTAGTGTGTGGTTGTTGGAGCTGTTCCTAGGAGTAAGAGGTATTGTCAGTAGGAAACAGGCCTCTGTTAGCCCTGGGGCTGGCACTCTGCCCCAGTATGTCGGCCTCATTTTAGTGGTGacaaaactggggctcagagacaTCAACTCCCTCATCCCGAACCCCCAGACTGTCAGTGGTGGGCTGGGGTTTGAATGTGGGGCTTGAAGACCCATCATCTCCTCTGGTCCCCCAGTCTCTGCTGCCCAAGAGGAACAGGATCCCAGGATCCAGGCCCCTCATGGCACCAGCCAGGGTGGGTGGAGATGGGGAGGCACAGTTCCAAAGCCCCCCGGACTCTGAGGCAGGTCGGGGGCCGAGAGCAACCCGGACCTGCGGACCCCACCCCGAGAAGAATGGCTGCAGGCCCGGCCCAGCGGGCAGGAGGTCTGTGTCCTCAGTCAACGTGACGGCGCTTCCCGCTCCTCCAGCCAGGCCGTGCCGTCTTCACGTTTCCAATCATGCGGCCTCCTCTCCAATTCCCAAGCCCAACCCACAGAGACAGCGATCTGGGGTCCACGTGAGGTTTGTCAGCAGCTCTGACCCGCTGCTTCCCGCCAGCCCCGCGGCCGGTTCTGGAAAGCTCTCTGCTGCCCCCTGGTGGGGAGGCTCGGGGCAGGGCTCTGGCTGCAAGCATGGGGTCCCAGAAcctcctggctctgtcacctctGCTGGGTGGAAAACCAACCCAGGACTGAACCAGTGACACCTGTGGCGCTCCCAGAAcctcctggctctgtcacctctGCTGGGTGGAAAACCAACCCAGGACTGAAGCAGCAGATGGGTGCCTGATTCCTTATTATCAGAGCTCCGCCCACTGGCAAGTCTctctccgggcctcagtttccccttccatTAAACGAGGGGCTTGGGGGATACCAAGGAGGGGTAACTGCTTAGTGAGGATGGGAGGTTTCTTCTGGGGAGATGAATACATTTTGAAACTAGATGGCGTGGCGTGAGTGGTTGCACAGGACTGTGAATGCACAAATGCCACCACATTATTTGCGTTGAAATAGTTAATTGCATGCGATGTGAAAGTCACCTCATTTAAAGTGTTTAAAAGAGGGGCCTGGGAGAGTGCAGTGTATGTGAGAATCACGTGGGACACCCACAGTCTCTGAACCTCGGTTTCCTTGCCGTAAACTGGCAAAGAGACCGTGTGAGCTGTGTTCCCTGGGGCCAAGAGATTCCAAGAAGGAAAACCTGGGATTCCTGGGACTGGGATGAGGGCCGGGGGCCGGAAGGGGAGGGGTATGGGTGGGGACGGCTGGGGGGCAGCCCAGATAAGGCTTTCAATACTGGGTAGCAGCGTCTACACAGGCGGAGATCCCTGCATCTCACTTCCCGCAGGGCTGACCAGTGGCCAGAGGTGGGACTGGCCAGGCTCGGCCCAACCAAGTCTGGGAGCAGAGGACACTGAGTGAGGGATCCCCGGGGCCACCCTCACTGGCCTGTGGGCTCTCCTGACACCACACGAGAGAGGTCCAGGAGCTGACCTTGGGTCCTAATGGGGGACACCTTCCTGGCTGCAGGCTGGCAGGGTGGTGTGGTGGTCAGTGTACTGGGCTCTGCGTCTCCGCCCCTACCTGCTGTGTGACGGTGGGCCAGacacctaacctctctgtgcctctatttCTTCAATGGCGAACAGGGACACTAGCAGCCCCCACatccgggcacagtggcctgaAGGTTAAAGGCAAGGGCGGCACGAGACCTACAGCAAGAACTCTGAGCAGGGAGAGCAGGGAGCTGCCCAGAGTTCCACCACCATCTCCCCTCTGGCCGccgaggaaaccgaggctcatgGTGACCTGGCCCAGGTCTGTTGGACTCACGGTCCTTCTCATCCCCAAGATCAGAGGGCTGCCACCAGGGAAGGAGCTGGCCCCTAGACACAGCCCAGGAAGCACACAGGGAAGGATGCCCTGGGGACTTCGGTatgtttttgcaaaaaaaaaaaacatttattgctATTTGAACCCTGCTTTCATGCTTCCATTTCCCAGAAAATGAGCCACGGGAGACACCAGGAGAGGCAGGAGATCATCCTCCTTGCACAAAACCCACTCCCTCGGATACTGTCCTCAGCGAGGGTGGCTGGGGCCAACCAGGGGGCCCACCCGCAGAGTGGCAGAGGAGGTAGGTTGACCCTGTGGACGTTGAGCTCTGTGGCGAAGGTCCTGGCCTTCTGGTAGAAGAAGAGCGACTTCTCGCGGTCCAGGAGGAAGTTGTGGGAGATGGTGGCCGGCCGCGTGTAGATCTTCAGCTGtgccttcttgttgcccaggtccACGGCGGCTGCCAGTGCCAGCTGGTAGTACCCGGCTGCATCAAACGGGTCCTGAAGGGGACAGGTCATGGTCAGCAAAAGGGGGACTCGGAGCCCGTCTTCCCAGAGG
This sequence is a window from Macaca thibetana thibetana isolate TM-01 unplaced genomic scaffold, ASM2454274v1 unplaced_scaffolds42, whole genome shotgun sequence. Protein-coding genes within it:
- the LOC126947272 gene encoding SH3 domain and tetratricopeptide repeat-containing protein 1-like, producing MPGISVVCPPPETGNPRQATCPSALCPVAQYTVGVQLTPQGSHILTPAPLACTPGDRLNERVAYHRLAALHHRLGHGKLLCNSPLEFDEETLYYVKVYLVLGDIIFYDLKDPFDAAGYYQLALAAAVDLGNKKAQLKIYTRPATISHNFLLDREKSLFFYQKARTFATELNVHRVNLPPLPLCGWAPWLAPATLAEDSIRGSGFCARRMISCLSWCLPWLIFWEMEA